In Papaver somniferum cultivar HN1 chromosome 1, ASM357369v1, whole genome shotgun sequence, a genomic segment contains:
- the LOC113348760 gene encoding uncharacterized protein LOC113348760 gives MGEQSVLGSYTSLRNSISFADMVKGCAAWNFSLIGRLDFRVSRFTDVKKSLEDQWSLGPRRVKFTPMNKGFFIIKFSTEEDKLKIREKTWKIDQQELHLRDWFPWFDPDKESSSHAAVWVNFPGLYVELWTEKVLLSLGKNLGIPIMVDKNTLNHEYGCYAAVLIDIDFAKKDPDSIHETVDGRSFNQFVELQKIPKFCSCYRIVGHVESDCRRKTKKNPLDNPTKSNLKW, from the exons ATGGGAGAACAATCTGTTCTTGGTTCGTATACATCTCTTAGGAATTCTATTTCCTTTGCAGACATGGTCAAAG GGTGTGCGGCTTGGAATTTCAGTCTCATTGGTAGactcgattttagggtttctcgCTTTACTGATGTTAAGAAATCTTTGGAAGACCAATGGAGTTTAGGTCCAAGAAGGGTCAAGTTTACGCCTATGAATAAGGGTTTCTTTATTATCAAGTTTTCAACTGaggaagataaactaaaaatccgTGAGAAAACATGGAAAATCGATCAGCAAGAGTTACATCTTCGTGACTGGTTTCCATGGTTTGATCCAGATAAAGAAAGTTCTTCTCATGCTGCTGTTTGGGTTAATTTTCCTGGCTTATATGTTGAATTGTGGACGGAAAAAGTGTTGTTATCTCTTGGAAAAAACCTAGGCATTCCCATTATGGTAGATAAGAATACCTTGAATCATGAGTATGGTTGTTATGCAGCTGttttaattgatattgatttcGCAAAGAAAGATCCAGATTCCATTCATGAAACAGTGGATGGAAGAAGTTTCAATCAGTTtgttgaacttcaaaaaattcctAAATTTTGCTCATGTTACAGAATTGTGGGTCATGTTGAATCTGATTGTAGGAGAAAAACTAAGAAGAATCCTTTGGATAATCCTACTAAAAGTAATTTGAAGTGGTAG
- the LOC113348777 gene encoding uncharacterized protein LOC113348777, translating into MRVLFWNINGVARVVAQDKLKELIREFKPDIFGIVEPKVPCSAGFRYGLLREGYSSHVINNASSSSIANIWVCYSNTLNLSIVNVSKKAITIEVDGVHVSFVHAIYIQVTRRSLWQQLVSSGDDIPWLVIGDFNCILRLDEKKGGLEPRTSAINELSDWLDDNSLFEADALGSKFTWMNRQSDPKELLFEFKRCGSYILISFVWLEIVGVCLFSGSFDFIFTQKLKRLKEVIKEWNLRVFGNVHSRLKQDQLRFEEAALLSDENPDDITKLNIMKDAMAKLNDTRAQLNTMLKQKYRNKWLVEGSSNTNFFHNSIRIRRSSNTISELVESAGNTISDYELLRNHVVHYYEDKVNGSELEIDPILFDYSHISISEEESLAMDRIPSSEEIKQAVFDLGVDSAPGPDGFSGCFYRHCWDIIQDDLLRAVIYCWNSGHIPNVVNSSLIVLIPKVRGANSLRNFRPIGLSNFFFKIFTKILATRLGSVLDKLVYEEQVAFMKGRNIHENISLASELINELHINRKDGNLGLKLDISQAFDTVSWSFVLEVFRRYGFSEHWCTWISHIFNSARIPILLNGSPEGFFKINRGLRQGDPLSPLIFVLMEDVLSRNITKLFAEKRMSYMVTRGGNLRSINNLVDLLGKYQYASGQSVCCQKSKIYYGGGSLSRRNYLVDYLGMSVATFPDRYLGVQIMPGAVRNFSWSGDSNVSRAVVVAYDKICCPFEEGVWASRMATMNSAMLMKLWWKISTSKKNWAGYLKAKFFSRRGYIKTYGVKSTILPEILDDFTLDRLVLVSDCYRDNQWVFPENHLNCLLAAGVDMHNLPLRNGGEDKRVRMPNFSGDFSVSSAKELIRQKHGSFNAASMLWRKEIHPKLAAQNWKFIRGACATLDIIQSRFRIHLANKCVLCETEEVSLEHILFLCSFAARAWSWISGIFGMTTNFNIVDSFKAAKGRSAIVRDLWLVANLVIRSELWAIRNKCFFEKHKPSWGLFLKEC; encoded by the exons ATGCGGGTGTTGTTTTGGAATATCAATGGAGTTGCACGTGTTGTAGCTCAAGATAAACTAAAGGAGTTGATTAGAGAGTTTAAACcagatatttttggtattgttgaaccaaaagttCCCTGTTCTGCTGGGTTCAGATATGGTTTGCTAAGAGAAGGTTATTCTTCTCATGTTATTAATAATGCTTCTTCTTCTAGTATTGCTAATATTTGGGTTTGTTATTCAAATACTCTAAATCTTTCAATTGTTAATGTCAGTAAGAAGGCAATAACAATTGAGGTGGATGGTGTTCATGTTTCTTTTGTCCATGCTATCTATATTCAGGTTACTAGGAGAAGTCTTTGGCAGCAACTTGTTAGTTCTGGTGATGATATTCCTTGGTTAGTCATTGGGGATTTTAACTGTATTCTTCGTTTggatgagaagaagggtggtcTTGAACCTAGAACCTCAGCTATTAATGAGTTGTCAGATTGGTTGGATGACAACAGTCTCTTTGAAGCTGATGCTTTGGGAAGTAAGTTCACTTGGATGAATAGACAATCAG ACCCAAAAGAGCTCCTTTTCGAGTTCAAAAGATGTGGTTCTTACATTTTGATTTCCTTCGTATGGTTAGAGATAGTTGGAGTATGCCTATTTTCTGggtcttttgattttattttcactCAAAAATTAAAGAGACTAAAAGAAGTTATCAAGGAATGGAATCTTCGTGTTTTTGGTAATGTGCATTCTAGGTTAAAGCAGGATCAGTTGAGATTTGAGGAAGCTGCTCTTCTTTCTGATGAAAACCCGGATGACATTACAAAGTTAAATATTATGAAGGATGCTATGGCTAAACTTAATGATACTCGTGCTCAGTTGAATACTATGCTTAAGCAGAAATATAGAAATAAGTGGCTTGTGGAGGGTTCAAGTAACACTAATTTCTTTCATAATAGCATTAGAATTCGTAGAAGTTCTAACACTATCTCTGAACTTGTTGAAAGTGCAGGCAATACTATTTCTGATTATGAGCTGCTTAGAAATCATGTTGTGCACTATTATGAGGATAAGGTTAATGGGTCGGAGTTGGAGATTGATCCTATTTTATTTGACTATAGTCATATTAGCATCTCGGAGGAGGAAAGTTTAGCCATGGACAGAATTCCAtcttctgaggagattaaacaaGCAGTTTTTGATCTAGGGGTAGACAGTGCTCCAGGGCCGGATGGGTTTTCTGGATGTTTCTATAGACACTGCTGGGATATTATTCAAGATGACTTATTAAGAGCCGTTATTTATTGCTGGAATTCTGGTCATATCCCAAATGTGGTAAATTCTAGCCTAATTGTCTTGATTCCCAAGGTAAGAGGTGCTAATTCTCTTCGTAATTTTCGTCCTATTGGTctcagtaattttttcttcaaaatctttactAAGATCTTAGCTACTAGACTGGGGAGCGTTTtagataaacttgtttatgaagaaCAGGTGGCTTTCATGAAAGGGCGTAACATCCATGAAAACATTAGTCTTGCTTCTGAATTGATTAATGAGCTTCATATCAATCGTAAGGATGGTAATTTAGGCCTTAAGCTTGATATTtcacaagcttttgacacggtcagTTGGTCTTTTGTCTTGGAGGTTTTCCGTAGGTATGGTTTCTCGGAGCATTGGTGCACTTGGATTTCTCATATCTTCAATTCTGCTAGAATCCCTATTCTCTTGAATGGCAGTCCGGAGGGTTTTTTCAAGATAAATAGAGGTTTACGTCAGGGAGATCCTCTTTCTCCCTTGATCTTTGTTTTGATGGAGGATGTCCTTAGCAGAAATATCACAAAGCTTTTTGCAGAGAAGAGGATGTCTTACATGGTAACTAGAGgtg GAAATTTGCGGAGCATTAATAATCTGGTGGATCTGTTGGGTAAGTATCAGTATGCTTCGGGTCAATCTGTTTGTTGCCAAAAGAGTAaaatttattatggtggtggttcgttGAGTAGACgtaattatcttgttgattatttgggTATGAGTGTAGCTACTTTCCCTGATCGTTATTTGGGTGTTCAAATAATGCCTGGTGCTGTGAG GAATTTTAGTTGGTCTGGTGACTCAAATGTCAGTCGTGCTGTTGTGGTGGCGTATGATAAAATCTGTTGCCCTTTTGAGGAGGGGGTTTGGGCATCTCGTATGGCTACTATGAATTCTGCAATGTTGATGAAATTATGGTGGAAGATCAGTACTTCTAAGAAGAATTGGGCAGGTTATCTTAAGGCTAAGTTTTTTAGTCGAAGAGGTTACATTAAGACTTATGGGGTGAAGTCTACCATTCTTCCAG AGATATTGGATGATTTTACTCTTGACAGATTGGTTTTGGTGAGTGATTGTTATAGGGATAACCAATGGGTTTTTCCTGAAAATCACTTGAACTGTTTACTCGCGGCTGGTGTGGATATGCATAATCTTCCTTTGCGAAATGGGGGTGAAGATAAGAGAGTTCGAATGCCAAACTTTTCAGGTGATTTTTCGGTAAGCTCTGCCAAGGAGCTTATTCGTCAGAAACATGGTAGCTTCAATGCAGCGTCTATGCtgtggaggaaggaaattcacCCTAAACTTGCGGCTCAAAACTGGAAATTCATTCGTGGTGCTTGTGCCACTTTGGATATCATTCAATCTAGGTTCAGAATTCATTTGGCTAACAAGTGTGTTCTGTGTGAAACCGAGGAAGTATCGCTAGAAcatattctttttctttgttcttttgcaGCTCGTGCGTGGTCTTGGATTTCTGGTATCTTTGGTATGACAACAAACTTCAACATTGTGGATTCTTTCAAGGCAGCTAAGGGAAGAAGTGCAATTGTCCGTGACTTGTGGCTGGTGGCGAACTTAGTAATCAGGTCAGAACTATGGGCTATACGCAACAAATGCTTTTTTGAGAAGCACAAACCGAGCTGGGGTCTTTTTCTAAAAGAGTGCTGA